In Aspergillus fumigatus Af293 chromosome 6, whole genome shotgun sequence, the genomic window ATAATCCTCTCTATTGAAGTCTATATCTCATTAATCGTACCAAACTGCATTCATCCCAAATCCCTTCTCTGGAATATCCAGCCTAGCCACCCGGGCCAGCGTCTCGTCCTTGAAGCGATATATCTCCACAAACCCGTCCTGGTCGTCGCACAGCGCCAACCACTCATCGCTGAAGTCACAGGGGCTGACCGCATTGGAGTGACCACCGCTGTTGGACGTGGGGTGGATGAACAGCTGTCGTTCAATATTGCCGTTGGGGCCCAGCTTGAAGGCCGTGATATATCCGGTCCAGGGGCGGCCGTAGGTGCCGCGGGTAGTCGCAAACAGGTACTCGCCGCTGCGGGTGGTGAAGCAGACATCACCGCGGTATTTATTCGTCGGAGGGACGCCTGGTTTTCGTCAGTCCTGGACGGAGCGCCGATGGTAAAAAAGCTTACCTGCAGGGAGCAATGGGTAGGTGATGTGCGTGAATACAGGGACATGGCGCTTCTCGTCAATCACATACACCGCCAGCCGGTTCCCCGCTTCCATCAGCGCGTATAGATACTTGCCGCTGCGGTGGATATCGACCCAACGGGGGTGGTCGTCTGGCGATGGGGCCTCAAGACAGTCGACGAGGGTCAGCTCGCCGGTCTGAGCGTCCTTGCGATGGGTCCAGATCTTGTTGGCCTGCAGATCGGCCGAGTAGAGGTAGGTTTCTGTGGGGTCAAAGACCATGCCGTGGATGCCTGTGTTCTCCTGGTATTCGTAGTTCTGGACATTCTTGACCAGACGGCCGTCGGAGGGGTCGACGGAGAAGACGTTGCCATAGCCCGCGTAGTTGTAGAAGGGCGCGCCATAGACGTTGTAGGGGGGTTTGTGCGCTGCCAGGACGAAAATGGCGCGGGTGTTGCTTTCACTACTGGAGGCCAGAGCTGGGTAGCTCAAATCAGCATCAGCCAGACCGCGCAGAGATGGATACGAGCATACGGTGACCAGCAAGAGGATGGGCGACCTGGTGGACGATGTCTGTTGGGCTGTTGATGGCGAAGCTGTTCCACTTTTTCATGGC contains:
- a CDS encoding lactonase family protein, with the protein product MKHHLVIGTWTPPGRLYTVAFDDEALTLELVKKTEIPEDEPISWLTISHDKKTLYGAAMKKWNSFAINSPTDIVHQVAHPLAGHPLASSSESNTRAIFVLAAHKPPYNVYGAPFYNYAGYGNVFSVDPSDGRLVKNVQNYEYQENTGIHGMVFDPTETYLYSADLQANKIWTHRKDAQTGELTLVDCLEAPSPDDHPRWVDIHRSGKYLYALMEAGNRLAVYVIDEKRHVPVFTHITYPLLPAGVPPTNKYRGDVCFTTRSGEYLFATTRGTYGRPWTGYITAFKLGPNGNIERQLFIHPTSNSGGHSNAVSPCDFSDEWLALCDDQDGFVEIYRFKDETLARVARLDIPEKGFGMNAVWYD